Proteins from one Chitinophaga oryzae genomic window:
- a CDS encoding VWA domain-containing protein has product MEENIRRWRLILGGDNNDGTAFTLNKTDLQVDKTLEALYDSNRRGGLGASSPNVSRWLGDIRSYFPSSVVQVMQKDALKRLDLTSMLLEKEMLQNVEPDVHLVATLMTLSRVIPEKTKDTARQVVKKVVDELLKKLSQPMQQAITGSLNRSIRNRRPRHQEINWDLTIRKNLQHYQPEYKTVIPETLIGYGRKRSALKDVVLCLDQSGSMGTSVVYSGIFGAVMASIPAVQTKMVVFDTAVADLTEELQDPVELLFGVQLGGGTDIHLALQYCQQLITRPADTVLVVITDLFEGGDEAGMRKRFTDLAASGVQVVVLLALNDEGAPSYDHENAQFLATLGIPVFACTPDKFPDMMAMALSKQDIAQWAAREEIVLKK; this is encoded by the coding sequence ATGGAAGAAAATATACGACGATGGCGGCTGATCCTGGGAGGCGATAATAATGACGGTACAGCTTTTACCCTCAACAAAACCGACCTTCAGGTAGACAAAACGCTGGAAGCCCTTTACGACAGCAACCGCAGGGGCGGGCTGGGCGCCTCATCGCCCAACGTCAGCCGCTGGCTGGGCGACATCCGCAGTTATTTCCCGTCCTCCGTAGTACAGGTGATGCAGAAAGACGCCCTCAAACGGCTGGACCTCACCTCCATGCTGCTGGAGAAGGAAATGCTGCAAAACGTAGAACCCGACGTACACCTGGTCGCCACCCTGATGACCCTCAGCCGCGTGATCCCGGAAAAAACCAAAGACACCGCCAGGCAGGTGGTGAAAAAAGTGGTGGACGAACTGCTCAAAAAGCTGTCGCAGCCCATGCAACAAGCCATTACCGGCAGTCTTAACCGGAGCATCCGCAACCGGCGGCCCCGTCACCAGGAAATCAACTGGGACCTGACCATCCGGAAAAACCTACAGCACTATCAACCGGAATATAAAACCGTTATACCAGAGACGCTGATCGGTTACGGCCGTAAGAGGTCTGCGCTGAAAGACGTGGTGTTATGCCTTGACCAGAGCGGGTCTATGGGCACCTCTGTGGTCTACTCCGGCATCTTCGGCGCAGTGATGGCTTCTATCCCTGCCGTACAAACGAAAATGGTGGTGTTTGACACCGCGGTGGCCGACCTGACCGAAGAGCTGCAGGACCCGGTGGAATTGCTGTTTGGCGTACAGCTGGGCGGCGGCACCGACATCCATCTGGCGCTGCAGTACTGTCAGCAGCTGATTACCCGGCCGGCGGATACCGTGCTGGTAGTCATTACCGACCTGTTCGAAGGCGGCGATGAAGCCGGCATGCGCAAGCGCTTTACCGACCTGGCCGCCAGCGGCGTACAGGTAGTGGTGTTACTGGCGCTGAATGATGAAGGCGCACCCTCATATGATCATGAAAATGCACAGTTCCTTGCTACGCTGGGTATCCCGGTATTTGCCTGCACACCCGACAAATTTCCGGATATGATGGCCATGGCGCTGAGCAAACAGGACATCGCTCAATGGGCTGCCAGAGAGGAAATCGTCCTGAAAAAATAA
- a CDS encoding DUF5682 family protein, protein MSVHILGIRHHGPGSARNVKNFLEALQPDIVLVEGPPEADSILSWAGHEALKPPVAILVYQPDNPQHSCFYPFAEYSPEWQAIGYAQRQHIPVRFMDLPLTHVFAIGKEKQAAAGLQQQEAAEQPSAETDDPAPEITNAKVRSLPGGPDLVAVADSDDEDLPVQQLVPAAFRHDPIAYLAHAAGHDDGERWWEHMFEYRQQDDQIFEAVSDAMGALRDELPSRDSRMERLREAWMRKMIRQAEKEMHTRIAVICGAWHAPALKNMPTQKADNDLLKGLPKVKIDCTWIPWTYSRLSYDSGYGAGVPSPGWYQHVWDHPADDGTRWMALVAKLFREQQKDTSVAHVLEAVRLANALASLRQYSRPGLEELNEATLSVLCNGEDVLMQLIQDELIVSNRIGQVPSDIPKPPLQADIERLQKKLRLPQTADFKDYVLDLRKDTDLDRSIFLHRLELLGIRWGDRQQTSGKGTFKEQWRLQWDPSFSVDIIEKGSWGNTVLEAATQYILDVSGKTATLREVCRMLESALPAELPKVVDALILRINNLAAAAGDVLQLLEVIPSLVNITRYGNVRKTDADLVLNIVESMISRVCISLPAACTAVGEDAALELLEQFQAMNDAINLLQHAHLTTAWTDTLQAISANSQSAPVIAGYASRLLFDFKILNSEMLFNRFSIAMSVANAPAVAAAWLEGFLKGSGTLLLLDDTLWQMVCSWVGQLENDIFMQILPLLRRTFSNFTAPERKKLGEKVRKGTDGGPAPTTVANGIDDTRAALGIPVVMKMLGFFHPENQAE, encoded by the coding sequence ATGTCTGTTCATATACTTGGAATCCGGCACCATGGGCCCGGCTCTGCCAGGAACGTCAAAAACTTCCTGGAAGCGCTGCAACCCGATATTGTGCTGGTGGAAGGCCCGCCGGAAGCTGACAGCATCCTTTCGTGGGCCGGCCATGAAGCGCTGAAACCACCGGTGGCCATACTGGTGTACCAGCCCGATAACCCGCAGCACTCCTGCTTTTACCCATTCGCCGAATACTCCCCCGAATGGCAGGCTATCGGCTATGCCCAACGGCAGCATATCCCCGTACGGTTTATGGACCTGCCGCTCACACATGTTTTTGCCATCGGGAAAGAAAAACAAGCCGCCGCAGGCCTGCAGCAACAGGAAGCAGCGGAACAACCCTCCGCGGAAACAGATGACCCCGCGCCGGAAATAACCAACGCCAAAGTCCGCTCCCTCCCCGGAGGACCCGACCTGGTAGCCGTAGCCGACAGCGATGATGAAGACCTGCCGGTCCAACAACTCGTCCCGGCCGCCTTCCGGCATGATCCCATCGCCTACCTCGCCCATGCCGCAGGGCATGACGACGGCGAAAGATGGTGGGAGCATATGTTCGAATACCGTCAACAGGACGACCAGATATTTGAGGCCGTGAGCGACGCCATGGGCGCCCTGCGCGACGAACTACCCTCCCGCGATAGCCGCATGGAACGGCTGCGCGAAGCCTGGATGCGCAAAATGATACGGCAGGCGGAAAAAGAAATGCATACCCGCATTGCGGTGATATGCGGCGCCTGGCACGCGCCTGCCCTGAAAAATATGCCCACGCAGAAAGCAGACAACGACCTGCTGAAAGGACTGCCAAAAGTTAAAATTGATTGTACCTGGATACCCTGGACGTATAGCCGTTTGAGTTACGACAGCGGCTATGGCGCCGGTGTGCCTTCTCCCGGATGGTACCAGCATGTATGGGACCATCCCGCCGACGACGGTACCCGCTGGATGGCGCTGGTAGCCAAACTGTTCCGCGAGCAGCAGAAAGACACCTCCGTTGCCCATGTGCTGGAAGCCGTACGGCTGGCCAACGCACTGGCATCGCTGCGGCAATACTCCAGGCCCGGCCTCGAAGAACTCAACGAGGCCACCCTCAGCGTATTGTGCAACGGGGAAGATGTGCTGATGCAACTGATACAGGACGAACTGATCGTCAGCAACCGCATCGGGCAGGTGCCTTCCGACATCCCTAAACCACCACTGCAGGCCGACATCGAGCGGCTGCAGAAAAAGCTGCGGCTGCCGCAGACAGCGGATTTTAAAGACTATGTGCTCGACCTCCGTAAAGACACAGACCTGGACCGCAGTATCTTCCTGCACCGGCTGGAACTGCTGGGCATCCGCTGGGGCGACCGGCAGCAAACCTCCGGCAAAGGCACCTTTAAGGAACAATGGCGCCTGCAGTGGGACCCGTCATTTTCTGTAGACATCATTGAAAAAGGCAGCTGGGGCAATACCGTACTTGAAGCGGCGACACAATATATCCTGGACGTATCCGGTAAAACAGCGACCCTCCGGGAAGTTTGCCGGATGCTGGAATCCGCACTGCCGGCAGAACTGCCCAAAGTGGTGGACGCCCTCATATTGCGGATCAACAACCTCGCCGCCGCCGCGGGCGATGTGCTGCAACTGCTGGAAGTAATACCATCGCTGGTCAACATCACCCGCTATGGCAACGTGCGTAAAACAGACGCAGACCTGGTGCTGAACATCGTGGAAAGCATGATCAGCCGGGTATGTATCAGTTTACCCGCCGCATGCACCGCTGTGGGAGAAGACGCCGCGCTGGAACTGCTGGAACAGTTTCAGGCCATGAACGATGCCATCAACCTGTTACAGCACGCCCACCTGACCACCGCATGGACAGACACCTTACAGGCCATTTCGGCCAACAGCCAGTCGGCCCCGGTGATCGCCGGGTATGCCTCCCGCCTGCTGTTCGACTTTAAGATACTGAACAGCGAAATGCTTTTCAACCGCTTCAGTATAGCCATGTCCGTAGCCAACGCACCCGCCGTGGCCGCCGCATGGCTGGAAGGCTTCCTCAAAGGCAGCGGTACCCTCCTGCTGCTGGACGATACCCTCTGGCAGATGGTATGCAGTTGGGTAGGACAGTTGGAAAATGATATTTTCATGCAGATATTGCCGTTATTACGCCGCACCTTTTCTAACTTTACCGCCCCGGAAAGAAAAAAGCTGGGGGAAAAAGTGAGGAAAGGAACCGATGGCGGTCCGGCGCCAACCACCGTGGCCAACGGCATAGACGATACACGGGCAGCCCTCGGCATCCCGGTGGTGATGAAGATGTTGGGATTTTTTCACCCTGAAAACCAGGCAGAATAA